A window of Solanum stenotomum isolate F172 chromosome 3, ASM1918654v1, whole genome shotgun sequence contains these coding sequences:
- the LOC125858482 gene encoding autophagy-related protein 13a — MDFQSNPQGEYGRFEQILAQFLLKTLHIVMDCRVPSIRPCGRSGEVKKSDKWFNLVLGDRPAVLDNLNFWHRNLMEPMIIDIIIVQEKHSSLSEHSSGIAGAYTETIIERWVVQYEYMRTMVPQIGDSSYKKTYKKSIILLRALYSMMRLLPAFKAFRKLSSSQSCDFDIIYKVSSFSAPFSRVEEELMKHYTFTPVDAQQGRLCISVTYREDLSNFNLETAASFPPEIITDYVGSPLADPMRSFPSTSSDKGGHPTSFPSRGTHSSSSSPFQRPHSWTSGFLTSPSLPRTQPYVGSPPLYRPPHELSSSPSDVHGHRVSPNNRLPIHHKATSFDEYQLSPPFSPSPSPSPPTYLSGANPGQTRLRSGSGPVSIPHPMMGTSSRYLSPNLSDPNRHSLPPMSPRSIKHDSSSQESPSGIRSFRKMDPLRTLESNIVTTSPGQKISRDVRDDSGRFSGLLSSSGSPRIFSRSSSRLSFQDDLDVCDFSCPFIVDDVDTSDSQASEILDGRKGSEISSQTSATTRKSQDAAVGALVHMLRTAPPLRQDSSCYTSNSIKTELDGELSTASGFFISRKASDALEELKTYKDLKDLLLSKSATHSISEG; from the exons ATGGACTTTCAGAGTAACCCACAAGGTGAATATGGAAGGTTTGAACAGATACTTGCTCAATTTCTGCTGAAAACCTTGCATATTGTTATGGACTGTAGAGTTCCTTCTATACGCCCTTGTGGACGTAGTGGGGAAGTGAAAAAGAGTGACAAGTGGTTCAATTTGGTGTTGGGAGATCGGCCTGCTGTTCTggataatttgaatttttggcaTAGAAATTTGATGGAACCAATGATAATAGACATAataattgttcaagagaaacaTAGTTCGTTGTCAGAGCATAGTTCAGGTATTGCAGGGGCATATACCGAAACCATTATAGAGAGGTGGGTTGTACAATATGAGTATATGAGGACAATGGTTCCTCAAATTGGTGATTCGTCTTATAAGAAAACATACAAGAAATCAATAATACTGCTCCGCGCCCTTTATTCAATGATGAGACTCCTTCCTGCATTCAAGGCCTTCAGGAAACTTTCATCAAGTcagagttgtgactttgataTCATTTACAAAGTCTCTTCCTTTAGTGCTCCATTCTCCAGGGTAGAGGAGGAGTTGATGAAGCACTATACTTTTACTCCAGTTGATGCCCAGCAGGGTCGTCTTTGTATATCTGTGACATATCGTGAAGATCTGTCGAACTTTAACCTGGAGACTGCTGCATCCTTTCCACCTGAGATCATTACAGATTATGTAGGCAGTCCTCTTGCTGACCCGATGAGGTCATTTCCATCCACCTCATCTGATAAGGGTGGACACCCTACATCATTTCCGTCGAGAGGGACacattcatcttcttcatcaccTTTCCAGCGTCCACACAGTTGGACAAGTGGTTTCCTCACGTCTCCTTCTTTACCTCGGACACAGCCATATGTAGGATCTCCACCTTTGTACCGGCCACCACATGAGCTTTCATCTTCACCCAGTGATGTACATGGACACAGGGTTTCACCTAACAACAGATTGCCCATTCACCACAAAGCAACGAGCTTTGATGAATACCAGCTTTCACCTCCATTTTCACCATCTCCATCTCCATCGCCACCAACATATCTGTCAGGTGCAAATCCTGGGCAGACTCGTTTGCGTTCTGGATCTGGCCCCGTCAGTATCCCTCATCCAATGATGGGTACAAGTTCCAGATACCTATCTCCTAATTTGTCTGATCCGAACAGGCATTCTCTTCCTCCAATGTCTCCCAGAAGTATAAAGCATGATTCatcatcccaagaatccccttcAGGTATCAGGTCATTCAGGAAAATGGATCCGCTGAGGACTCTTGAATCGAATATCGTCACTACCAGTCCTGGACAAAAG ATTTCCAGAGATGTTAGAGATGATTCAGGACGGTTCTCTGGTTTGCTATCTTCAAGTGGTTCGCCACGTATATTTTCTAGAAGTTCTAGCAGACTATCTTTTCAAGATGACTTGGATGTCTGTGATTTTTCCTGTCCTTTTATTGTTGATGATGTCGACACTTCCGATTCTCAAGCCAG TGAGATCCTTGATGGGAGAAAAGGTTCAGAAATCTCTTCTCAGACATCTGCAACAACCAGAAAATCCCAAGATGCAGCTGTAGGTGCCCTTGTTCACATGCTGAGAACTGCTCCTCCTTTGCGCCAAGATTCTAGCTGCTATACCTCGAATAGCATAAAGACTGAACTGGATGGAGAACTTAGCACTGCATCTGGATTTTTCATTAGTAGAAAGGCATCAGATGCGTTGGAGGAGCTCAAAACTTACAAAGATTTGAAAGATCTACTTCTGTCCAAGAGCGCAACCCATTCAATCAGTGAGGGTTGA